Sequence from the Epinephelus moara isolate mb chromosome 19, YSFRI_EMoa_1.0, whole genome shotgun sequence genome:
AGACTTATTTACAAGAAAAAGTTCATCAGTTTGAGCACTAGGTATCCTGCACTGTATCAAATTGAACATAGGtcaaaaacaaatatgcaaacaATTGCATTCtgttattatttatgttttacacagcatcccaacttttttggaatccGGTTGTAAATATGAAAAGTGCAACCAGaccatctgtctgtccgtccttcCACCTACTTGTGCATCATGTCCTGAACTCCCTGTTTGATCTTGCTGAAGGTGGCTGTCTCACAGCGGTTGTACAGCATGGCAACCACAGTGTCCATACTCCTGAACATCTCAGCCAGCACCTTGTACTGGTAAGGCAGGGAGAGGCCAGGGGGGGCCGCCTGGGCGAGGGTGTGGTACCGCTGGTATGCTGGTTGCTCGGTACTGCAGGACAAGACAGGGAAAAAACATGTTGACTTAGGGCTGGGTTTTAGCTTCCAacaattatgaaaacaagaGATGAGGCATTTATTGTGCTGTGTTCAGTTGCACAATAATGCTATTGTTTGTCTTATGTTATGAATCCAGTGCACCCTTTTCCTTTACAGTGGTTCGCTTTCACCCAAACTCACTCTAAGCCAGTCTGTGGCATGATTAGTTCACCGTGAGTCTGTTTATCAGTTCAATTATATTTAAAGTTCAAGAAAATCCACTGGTAAAGACATCTGTTTAAAAGTTCAATGTGCATAATGTTTCCAACATCAGTGAGTACTGGTGTTAAATAATCATAATCTCAGCCCTACTTTGGTTTCTGATTTGGACTCAGCAGGACCTACTGTTAGTGTCCCACCTGCACAGACTGGTTTACAATGTTTGGCTGTATGTGTAGATGCTCACCTGTCCTGTGTTTGTGCCTCACTTGGCTtgctctcctctgcctctctctcctccttcctccgcTGAGCTTTAGCTGCAAGCTCTTTGACTTGTGCTATATTGAAGTTGAGGGCCTTAGCATCAGAGGTGGCAGGCGTGGCAGTTTTGGGGACAGAGGTGGTGGATTTGTTGGAAGCTGAACCAGTTGGAGGGGTTGAGGAAGCTGAAGCGGAGGAAGCAGCACTGGTTATCTCCTCTGCGTGTTTCTTGATCCTCTGAAGGCGAGCCTTGAGGGCTGCGATGTCCTCTTTACACAACGCCTGACAGAAAGGGGGATTGCACACTGATGACTTTGAGACTCCCTTTTTCTTGTTGTCAACTTATCCCATGTACAAAGCCAAACCAACTATGAATGTATTCTACTAACAAGCCATGACAAGACATGACAAGACATGTTGCTCTTAGGACACTGAGCTCCGCTGTTGTctaaaaactataaaaacacactgagccacactgttgcactaaGTGaaatgttccttcattaccatgaacacacacactgtagtatATTTGACTCAACCCTGCATACACTGTCCTGCTTCTCCAAATACACACTACAGCACCAAATGTATGTGCCGATAATAACATCATTTTCTTCTCCCTTTGCAAAAAATTACCCACCGTTTTTGGGAAATTGCAGACTGAAACTATATAACTGTGCACAAATGCATCATTAGTGACCTGATAAATAAAACTGTGTGGGTTTCTCCTCTCTCCACACAGTGTTGGATTCACCTATCAATGCTTACTGATACAGTTTTACTACAGATATTGAAGCACTGCAGGTGACAACATAAACCCGCTTGGCTCTGTCACAATTTTGTCACTTTCAGGTTGAACTACAGCACCACAGTGACTGAAGCCTGATCTTCTGTCAGTCCAAGCACAGTATGTTACCTTGTTGGCCCGTCCTCCAGTGTTCTTTTTGGTGACTTGACTCCTCTGTGGAGAGCTGCTGGATTGGGAGTGAGGCTGGTTCTCAGCAGTGTGTGTAGAAACTGGGGCTGCAGGAGCTGTGGGCTGCTGGGTCACCTCAGTGGGCTGGAGCTGGACTGCAGCCTGAAgatacacagcagcagcatagaTTTAGCTCAGCCTTTGTTGGTATGAGTATTACACACGTACAATGTGACTGTATATGCAAACTGTTGCCATCTTTGTTTAGGTCAAGGATGAGGACAAGactttaaaatgacacattGATTGCTGCTAAGATACAACCTGAGGTTTCAGATATTTCTCTCAAAGATGGCGGAATCAGAACAACATTAAAGTTACCTGTGGTGTGTCCTGAGGGAGGACCAGTTTCTTCCTGGCCGTCCTCCTCGTTGCTTTCTCCGGAACATTAGCTTTAGCGTCTCCAACGACCTCCGCTTGCCGTCTCTTCTTGGCCGTGCTGTGGTCGGCGGTGGCTGAAAACACAGCTGCACCGAGGTCAAACTCGGTCTCGGCCGAAGTCCTCTTCGGTGTCCGGGGACAAGAGGGGAACTCTTTCCCGGTGCTACTGGTGTTACACGCTCCGTCGTGTATCCCCGCTGCTTCGTCAATAACTCGGACAAACTCTTCATGTACGGAGGACGAACAAATGGCAACACCTTTGTTTTTCGAGGATCTTGACCGTGTGCTGGCAACATTTGTGCTGGTCCCAGAGGAGCCACGGCCGATAACTGCGCCGCTCTGCTGCTTGGCTGCTTTCACAGGACCGGCGATGCCTTTCTTTCTCTGGGAGAAGAAATCCGTAACTCGAGCCTGagacatgctgctgctgcttcaggtGGACACGGGAACCGCAAAGTGAGACTCTGCACGAATCTACTGAGAACGCTACTCGGTAAAGATGTAAATACTACCCATCCACAATAGATCACCGGAAATGCTCACATGcacaggaagaagaaaagaaaattcgCGCGAAATCAACAAAGCCACGCCCCATCCGGTTTACGTTTTAGGAAAATAAAAGAAGGATAGCGTTGATATATGCAGCAGGTATTAAAGTCACATTCGTTTTGAATTAAAACgtttactttgttttttaatcatgttCTATTTCAGTAAATAGTGTAAATATctgtgctgttttgttttgattgtttttgtctgactcttttttttttcttcttttttataaaACAAGTGTATGAATGGCGACACCGACTCATCCTTCTGAAATAAACCCAGtttaacaaagacacaaaaaatgaccaagtatatgtagcctacacataaaggattatatatatatgtataaatatattgtGTAGGCTTTTACAAAATCATTCACAACAGACTTTACAGTTGTTCTTCATTTGGATGATCAGGGGACATAACAGAGAGAGTTGACTCATTAAAGCCTCATTAAGACTCATTAAGGACAAAACATGATTGACAGCCTGATGACTTGGCCCTGACTACTGACTGcacaataaaacattaatatttgaTGAAGTAGGCCTACATGAgcctcagtgagaatgtgtaatTGAATGTTATTGATGTTGATAGAGTTTAATTTACCTATAATTCAACCAAGTTTTTAAACAGCACAGCTGTAATTTGAAGTAATTAAGTATCTCAAAACTGAGTACAAATATGTCTTTGTAACTTTTGTTAAATACATGAATTCTGTCCTGGTGTAAAACCTCTTAAACTGAATGTCTCAGAAGGACATGATTAATCATTTTTTACAAACATCACCTGCCCTCACATAACATGATCAATTCATGATCAATGGCACAGAGCTGCTACAGGTATCCTCATTgacaacaagctgtaaacaagctactgtctttttacttttatttgtccTTAATTAtgatcttcttctttttttctatgAGAccactatgattttttttccttcactgtTGTGTCTTTGCTTACATATGTCTGGAATGTTGTCTGCAAAGCAAATGTCCCTTGCAGGCTAAGGAAAGTACTGAAAATAGTTGATTCATCTTACATTGCCTATTAGATTTTTTACTTTAGAAGtgagaatgaaagagaaaaggagatTATGACACTTTGACCAATCATAACATTCAGTAGTTTGATCAGCCAGATTAATCTGACGACCCACAACATTCATTAACACACCAATATCCCTGCTCTTTTGAGTACTTTTGCATTTGATTTCTCTGTGTTAATCATCTCTCAATCCATATCCACACACCTCAGGATTCCTTACATCACAGACTTGCTTTGCAAGTTTAGGGGACAGGCATCCTAAATAAAGTGTATGAAAGCAAAGGAAAGTAGCCTAACAAGATTAAAGATAGTGTTTTTACCACTTAATAGTTATCTACACTGATCATCAATATGAAAGGCTCAAGAGGCATTTTAGATATAAAGTAATAGAATAGAGGAGAAAGCCTCTATTGTCAGTGTACAAAGAAACAATGTAAGTGAGAAACAGACAACATAATCATTTATAAAATCAGAAAtaaatattgagaaaaaaaaaagtctgtatcAAGCTGTTGgacatgtaaaataaatagaggATTACACTTGAAGAGCAAGACCTTttcatatgtatttatttatcagtctgATGGCCCGTgagtaaaaactgtttttgagtCTATTTGTGCGTGAATTTAAGCTTGTGTATCTCCTACCAGAGGGCAGGAGAGAGAACAGTTAGTGACCTGGGTGGGAACAGTTTTAATTTTCTTGGCTCTGCAGAGGCACTGGGAGCTGGAGATATCCTCCAGAGGAGGCAAAGGGCAGCAGGTGATTCTTTCTGCCATTAAgagattcttttttttgtaatttctttgtttttttccattaaatttTCCACCACATCAACAAAAGGATACAACTTAATAAACATACCACATGGAGTAACTGAGAAACAGTTTatacacaaaacagacaaacaaatctGAGCACTTGTCAGTAAATGAATAATTACATTAAACTGAAGGCATACTTATGCAAATAAGGAGATACaatgtataaataaactaaaacatGTTCTAAAGAATAAAGAAGTTAGTACCTCTCCCTGCAGTCAACAGAAATCTTCACAttcctttatgtttctttttttatgcactTCAAAAAAGCAGACCAGAATTCATAAAATTTCCCTTGGTAGTCGTTAGTTCTTGCAATTGATGATTCATAACAGTCAATGTCTGTCATCAACTGTAGCCATTCATTAAACACAGGCTTTCTTGGGCTCTTCCAGTGACGTGGAATTATCCTTGATGCCCCGACAAAGCCTGCCAGAGCAAGTCCAAATTGTTGCTTTGATATATCTGCCAGCAGCAGGGACCTGTCTCCTAATAAGCACAACTGGAGAGATTCTGACAATGGTTTATGCAACCATTCTCCAATACATCTGATTACTTCTTTCCAGAAAGAAGAAACAAATGAACAATCCCACAATAAATGAAGACATGTCCCCGTTTCCTTTCGACACCTCCACCAACAATTATCCTCCATAAGCTCCATTCTTTGAAGCTTAACTGGGGTATAATAATACCAGTGTATGATTCTGTAATGTGTAAATTTGCTCAGTGCATCTCTAACTGACCATCCTTAAATACTCACAATTAccatattgtaaaaaaaactgaGGATGATAATGCACTGCTTGGTTCACTTTAAAGGACACCAGTTTGTTCTCTTTTTAGCTTAAAACAACACCCAAACTTCACATTGAGTGATTCTTCCACTTACGACCTGGCGGTTAGGACTGCTGGGGtcccaaaaaaaatctaaggAGTCACCAGATGATTAAAgggataaaaagaaaataagatttcacgttgtgcttttttttcagACCTTCCTCTAATGATTGCTCACAGCCTATGTCCCAGTAACGCCTTTACCACAAGCCATAAAGCAACCACTTGACTTGGGCTCATTTTCCCACACACATCCACTGCTACAGTGTTGCCTTCACTGGCTCCGTGTCTTCACAGTGTTCATCTGTACGCTGGGGGGCGCCACCGACACACACAATGCCAtttattttggtgtcagaaAGGGCAGACAGTATTTGTGGCTTCAAGGAAAACCTATTTCCAGCGCCAGTTTTGATTGACGTCATGTCACAAATGCcaatttataaaataaagaaacataacATTTTGGAGCTCATGCCAACACAGAGCCGACAGGCCTTAAAAACCTGTCAGTATTCTTTGACGCTCTTCTTCGCTGAAAACACTGTGTATAGCAAAAGTTTGAAACTGAGCAGAGGTTGTAAAGCAGTGCAGCAGAGTCACAAGCTGTGCAGTGTTGGCTGAAGCAGAAGTTTCAGTAATAGGCTGTATGGCAGCAGGGAGGTgaccagcagctgcagcagcggcggcagcagcagctcagtggaGAATAGCTCCTCTATGAACGCCCTTCAGACTGACTTGCCTGTGAATCACATTTTCCACCTACAACACTGTTACTTCAGACTGGGCCCCTCCGAAGGAACACATGCAACAAAAGCTTTCTTCCTCACCGATAACTTCACTCAGGCGAGGCGATCTGCTGCTGCGCGCTCAGCTGACTGCTATAAACAAGTTAGAAGAGAAGAGCAATACGATCGACTAATCGGACACGTTTGTTTGAAGACTTTCCACTaaagtttttctcttttttctctctctttgatgGAAGATCATGAGCGAGTATCGGAATAATGCTCTATTCATTCCTCTGTCACATTTAATCAATCAGCCCCGATGGAGCCGTATAAGCTAGCGAACAAGTGTTTCTACCCTGATCGATGGTAGTTATTGATACATCGTTGTTGATTATCGGGAAGTGAGTATTGATCTGTACTGACATGGATCTTCAGGTGCTTGTCTGGCTGTTCTACTGCTTTCTGATGCCCACCGTGCTGTTAACAGGTAACTTACTTAcactttgttttaaataaaaggaGCTGTGACGTTGAACATGTGACAAACGAGCAACTTCACGTGAACGCTTAAACTCGTAACTTATATCCTACTGGGTGGTAACTGCTGAAACAGCTGGGaggaaaactgtaaaaacttCCCAACAACTTTTACAATTTTCCAGCATTTTTATGGTGCTCGATTTACAGGAGTGATACTAGTCGAGACAACGTGACTGCAAACGATACTAAAGATTTGGCGTCATCACTACCAGCAGCCTGCATTGGGAATTTAGAGAACTAAAGGCTAAACtaagttaaataaaaatctcAGTCTGTTTGGAATATTGGTGTCGCCTCCCATGGTGTCACGTTGTTGTGAAATGCGATAGTGAGAACGTGTGAAGCAGTGAAATATATAATTCATTATTTAACTCACCACTGTTTTGGGGTAGAATATTAGCCGAATGAAGCATGACTCCAAAACTATCCAACAGGTCATAAGTTATTTTCTACAAAGTTTGTATGTTAGCTGATATAAACACATAACTCCTAAATTGACTGATATTTCAGTGAGGTTCGGCTCGGGTAACTTTGTGCTCAGCCTAGTAGCCAAAAGCATGTAAACTGTGATGTATTTGAAACTTCACAAGTTACTAGTAAAACTGTGTGTGATGAAAGATCTTTTCAGTTCATATAAACGGAAACTGTTTTGGGGGTGTGGGTCTGGTGCACAGAATAGGCTATTGTTTTGTGCAAGTCCTGGTATTTAGATTACTCAGGACATTTGCCCTGTCATGCTGTCAGTATTCCCTTTAATGTATTAGTCTTCTTTTGTGGTAGCCCATTGTTATCCTGTTGCTTACATGACTTAAGCGTGAACAACAATTGTAGTGAAGGTAATAACAGGATGACTCCCTCCATGCTCCCCCCCCCCTTGGCATTTCTAGTTGAATTTGGTCATGTTGCCTTATAATAACTGCACTCGCAATgcaaacttaaagggacagttcacctcagaATCAAAAAggcatattttttctcttacctgtagtggtatttatcagtctggattgttttggtgtgagatgcTGAGTGTTAGAAATAAAGGCCGTAGAGATGCCTTCTCTGTAATGGAACTCAGCCTGTGGTGCTCAATGCGCCCAGAAAATTAGAGAAGTATTGATACCAGTATTTgaaatgcctctgatactgcctaaaatgctggattGCTGGGTTGAGTATTGGCCTGTAGTCAAGTCTACATACTGATCCAACACCACTGTTACCTCACTCAGTGACAGCTTACCGGCTCCAAACTGTTGTTGGGAATACGTTGGCTTATGTGCATTGATTTAGCTTGGCTtgttattagctggtaactagcttctagCAGTCTGGACCACTCTGCTGAGGGAATGATAGTGAGATGTTCTAgtggctttattgcagtcttgaccaaaaacaaataaacctgACCTTCTCATGAGGTTCAACAGTAGCACTGATCTTATCTAGACACTTaatttaactggctatcatcaCTCTTTGCCACATGctgtcttcaccatgacaccctAGAGCAGcttccctccacacacactgaagcacaTGTCACACACTCATAGGTTACCCACAAAGCCACCACCCTTAAAGGGGAGAAGGGTGAGCTGGTAACACCAGGTAATTTATTGATAAACTTTAAAGTAGATTCACACCTGGGTAAAATGGCAGACCTCCCAGAATTCAGTTCTTCATTACTCTAAAACAGTACCCTACACAGCAAGTTGCGCTGTGACACCACTGGCAACTACTGTTTTAGAGCGGAGAAGAAAAATTTATTCCAGTAAAAAGTGTCATGTGAGCCATTAGCAAAATGTCAAACCAAATACCTAAAGAAAGGTCAATGGCATCATTCTCTGAagtatgtgtttatgttttacaAAGGCTTTAATCTGATCTATGCCTTACAACAATGATAGCAATCATCTCACATCCATACAGGGTTAGTGATATTGAAACATCTCTCAAAAAATACATtagaaaaactcagcagcaatatttttttttcagaaatcatgaactggttactcaagatagtccacagaccttgttgtgagcattttcatgtaggaactattttctttttactaaattacacccaccaactgtatcaccacgcaAAGGGAAGcttgcatctactgctagctcacctagtaccactgagctagcttatgttacagctcagccaagaaggacgccattaatgtttacatctcacgctgtcacgagcacaagcctcttgtcttTATATGTGTATTTAGGGTTTTTGAGTTGAAGCTACTCAATGCTATTTATGTAATCAGCTTCAAAAAAGAATTTAAGTACTTGAACATCCAATTTTGATTTAACAGTATGCAAAGTTTTTAATTACAGAGGAGTTTGTACAGCTTTACTAAACTTAAAAAAGTTAAGTAATGTTAAAGTAAATCATGCCTTACAGATAAATTGATATGTTGATTTaaaggtgatgaaatatttGAGTTAGCTATACTTACTGTTTTTTGTAATGGCAAAACAACATACCTAGTAAAGTGTACTTAATCAGGATTGTTGCTTTGACTAAGTTAGCACCGCTTAGAAATTATGAGTAAAATCAACTTgataaaaattgtttttttaactgaagccacagtgtgtaggaatttctcccatctaacattgaaatcatatattgcattcaaatggatagcgcactctagcgcctcactgtttcaaacgtgTATTGTAACAACGGTAGccactgtgtaccaaaaagctattataacattgatgaaaccatgtcatccgatacttcacggagtattcattcaggctcctacacagacacacgcgaagTGAGCTTACAAAcaccctcctcaccatgctggttGTGTTTataacgtaggactgttggggcagGTGTAAATCGAAACGTACCAATcatgtcttttgacaactgacaactggctcaacctcacacacctcatccctctcctcgcatcactgcgccgctgacagctgttagcgctgttagctgtgattgcattacctttctctttcagc
This genomic interval carries:
- the cdt1 gene encoding DNA replication factor Cdt1, which codes for MSQARVTDFFSQRKKGIAGPVKAAKQQSGAVIGRGSSGTSTNVASTRSRSSKNKGVAICSSSVHEEFVRVIDEAAGIHDGACNTSSTGKEFPSCPRTPKRTSAETEFDLGAAVFSATADHSTAKKRRQAEVVGDAKANVPEKATRRTARKKLVLPQDTPQAAVQLQPTEVTQQPTAPAAPVSTHTAENQPHSQSSSSPQRSQVTKKNTGGRANKALCKEDIAALKARLQRIKKHAEEITSAASSASASSTPPTGSASNKSTTSVPKTATPATSDAKALNFNIAQVKELAAKAQRRKEEREAEESKPSEAQTQDSTEQPAYQRYHTLAQAAPPGLSLPYQYKVLAEMFRSMDTVVAMLYNRCETATFSKIKQGVQDMMHKRFEESQVSQIKTVFPEAYIFRQEKNIPTFNSSIKKGSYQLTVEPVIPSDQNEARPALSASRLLERRRIFHLNLVSVVKQHHKVFLSSLVPPVSIPEDKLTRWHPRFNVDTVPGVSSSSLPQPPQTEKLATAQEVLDKARSLITPKMEKALVSLALKTEDKAAENKEPTSPSNPAVPQTSAPSAAPAAPVPTALKGVSQSLLDRIRAKEVQKLQAAMTRNPAQEDRLLMMSRLPELARILRNVFVAEKKPALIMEVACNRTVASYRSALSTGEMEKHIRLLAEVASDWLTVHPVRKDFYLKLNKNMELSIVLDKLSSRLREEERL